Proteins encoded by one window of Flavobacterium sp. N502540:
- a CDS encoding PAAR-like protein produces the protein MAKYICNGAQCICTMGTKEGTLGVKSQTKIFIQDKLMATENDKTFSSNFLNCTRSSPFPPCVPDVKAPWSDTKNNVLQTEHKGLLENSKCKCSHGGEISILDSKQAQTKNVIFGDYSSEPKEISKVYAKVRTLKDYDGEFGFDWVDVNPETMEIQKIQGVPFEKVEYFYKKGNTAQDLGNIIPIGEDKPGAIKAIQKNYGLINFDNHFEMPFVLLKPGEPVTLSLEVFFEGESQDDYISITGDEYYSFKIDGEEERKDENDKTTKKKIVANEQLQLTIKCSKESLDKKYFFLHTGAKGPREIGGLNMMKNKVLKLKFRVIALVSNEGNPNEKAKALFKKFKNAGIKEYLNNNSLNQAGYAVELENFEAMDASKVDDYFYAFDKEDWTRKKYFASIIKQKPDVDPVTGNCRIESWDPIKKECNKKPVITEVIVDDQKDLGLPDKANEMDEITISEYKNKLRNKGKSFNEGGIIILSDFESSDEKTGAYSRTSPLNHYALIVYSTNTNNKDTYSHEIGHMLGLPHLFYDSKEKEEYKVARENILGNGLPVNNPDGTKNEKFIPPIETKILKLQSETNKIYSLTTIIGKKSTLIEKITKTNIYFQYKTSYYTRLKTNVEREYKGQPGSTIVAGTGKNTQTKDQYLSVCKNEIDKNTSYLQENTSTLQILNSIHTDKIQLHKYKINLKASDYSLVLIETKKYYYSVIDQIHSNYLLFKQGSTKNIMDYHNSRLVYFHNQIKIMRDDIENY, from the coding sequence ATGGCAAAATATATATGTAACGGTGCCCAATGCATTTGTACCATGGGCACCAAAGAAGGTACGCTAGGGGTTAAATCTCAAACCAAAATTTTTATCCAGGATAAATTAATGGCTACTGAAAATGACAAAACATTTTCATCAAATTTCCTCAATTGTACTAGATCATCTCCATTCCCTCCATGTGTTCCAGATGTTAAAGCACCTTGGAGCGACACAAAAAACAATGTACTTCAGACTGAACATAAAGGACTCTTAGAAAATTCTAAGTGTAAATGTAGTCATGGCGGAGAAATTTCTATTTTAGATTCTAAACAAGCACAAACAAAAAATGTTATATTTGGAGATTACTCCTCAGAGCCAAAAGAGATTTCAAAGGTTTATGCCAAAGTCAGAACTTTAAAAGATTATGATGGAGAGTTTGGCTTTGATTGGGTAGATGTCAATCCTGAAACAATGGAAATTCAAAAAATACAAGGTGTGCCCTTTGAAAAAGTAGAATACTTTTATAAAAAAGGAAACACAGCTCAGGATTTAGGAAACATCATACCTATTGGCGAAGATAAACCTGGCGCAATAAAAGCGATTCAGAAAAATTACGGACTTATTAATTTTGACAATCATTTCGAAATGCCTTTTGTTTTACTAAAACCAGGCGAGCCCGTCACATTGAGTTTGGAAGTCTTTTTTGAAGGGGAAAGTCAGGATGATTATATCTCTATTACAGGCGATGAATATTATAGTTTTAAAATTGACGGAGAAGAAGAAAGAAAGGATGAAAACGACAAAACAACAAAGAAAAAAATAGTAGCTAATGAACAGCTACAACTTACAATAAAATGTTCGAAAGAATCGTTAGACAAAAAATACTTTTTTTTACATACTGGTGCAAAAGGCCCACGCGAAATAGGTGGTCTAAACATGATGAAAAATAAAGTACTGAAACTTAAATTTAGGGTTATTGCACTGGTATCAAATGAAGGAAATCCAAATGAGAAAGCGAAAGCCTTGTTTAAAAAGTTTAAAAATGCAGGTATCAAAGAGTATCTAAACAATAACTCTCTTAACCAAGCAGGTTATGCAGTGGAGCTTGAAAATTTTGAGGCTATGGATGCCAGTAAGGTCGATGATTATTTTTATGCTTTTGATAAGGAAGATTGGACTAGAAAAAAGTATTTTGCGAGTATTATTAAACAAAAACCAGATGTTGATCCTGTTACCGGAAATTGTAGGATAGAAAGTTGGGACCCTATAAAAAAAGAGTGCAATAAAAAACCAGTTATAACTGAGGTAATAGTAGATGATCAAAAAGATTTGGGACTTCCTGACAAAGCAAACGAAATGGATGAAATAACAATATCTGAATACAAAAACAAATTGAGAAATAAAGGAAAATCATTCAATGAGGGTGGGATTATTATTTTATCTGATTTCGAATCTTCAGATGAAAAGACAGGAGCATATAGCCGTACAAGTCCTCTTAATCATTATGCTTTAATCGTATATTCTACCAATACAAATAACAAAGATACTTATTCTCATGAAATTGGTCATATGTTAGGCTTACCCCATTTATTTTATGATTCAAAGGAAAAAGAAGAATATAAAGTTGCTAGAGAAAATATTTTAGGAAATGGATTGCCAGTCAATAATCCTGATGGAACAAAAAATGAAAAGTTTATTCCTCCTATAGAAACGAAGATTCTAAAATTGCAAAGTGAAACAAATAAGATTTATAGCCTAACAACTATTATTGGAAAAAAAAGCACTCTGATTGAAAAAATAACGAAAACTAATATTTATTTTCAATATAAAACAAGTTATTACACAAGATTGAAGACTAATGTTGAAAGAGAATATAAAGGACAACCCGGATCAACTATAGTAGCAGGAACTGGCAAAAATACACAAACAAAAGACCAATATTTATCTGTATGCAAAAATGAAATTGACAAAAACACGTCTTATTTACAAGAAAACACAAGCACTTTACAAATATTAAATTCTATTCATACAGATAAAATACAATTACATAAATATAAAATTAACTTAAAAGCTTCTGATTACTCATTAGTTCTAATTGAAACGAAAAAATATTATTACTCTGTTATTGATCAAATTCATTCAAACTATTTATTGTTTAAACAGGGGAGTACTAAAAATATCATGGATTATCATAATTCCAGATTAGTTTATTTTCATAATCAAATAAAAATCATGCGTGATGACATCGAAAACTATTAA
- a CDS encoding toxin-antitoxin system YwqK family antitoxin: MLDPIKGTAKALMYLHSKYDSDFPPKLKIENNGLGISPTEEWFKEGGVSFGKTGIDDSKEGKWLSGDADFDENGNVYAKGGIWKEEYFKNGLRDSIYRRFDSNGKIIYETTFKKGTGLWKEFHNNGQLYFEMYTRDGYFTDTLRLHDDKGKIIGKRLYVKDSLVYDEGLPCFPYRSDSVPSD, from the coding sequence ATGTTAGATCCCATAAAGGGGACTGCGAAGGCATTAATGTATCTACACTCTAAATATGATTCAGATTTTCCTCCTAAACTAAAAATAGAGAATAACGGATTGGGAATTTCTCCAACAGAAGAATGGTTCAAGGAAGGCGGTGTCAGCTTTGGCAAAACTGGGATTGATGATTCTAAAGAAGGTAAATGGCTAAGTGGTGATGCTGATTTTGATGAAAATGGAAATGTATATGCCAAAGGAGGAATATGGAAAGAGGAATATTTTAAAAATGGCTTGCGAGACAGTATTTATAGACGTTTTGATAGTAATGGAAAAATTATTTATGAGACTACATTTAAAAAAGGAACAGGTCTCTGGAAAGAATTCCATAATAATGGGCAATTATACTTTGAAATGTACACTAGAGATGGGTATTTTACAGATACGCTAAGACTACATGATGATAAAGGAAAAATTATAGGAAAAAGACTTTATGTAAAAGATTCGTTGGTTTATGATGAAGGATTGCCTTGCTTTCCTTATCGCTCTGATAGTGTTCCTAGTGACTAG
- a CDS encoding XRE family transcriptional regulator — protein sequence MEIHAKIKRIIDELKLNNNSFAKLIGVTSTTIDSITIGRLQADGERKRTKPGFDLLQSIITHCNVNPEYFFGASDEIFVQKTNDAVGLNLPKIITVNEDGEENINFVGVKARAGYLDGYSDPEYMETLPSFSMPMLKNGTYRCFEIKGNSMSTTIHDGDYLFGKYVDNFDDILDGRIYVIISKNDGVVVKRVLNRIRESGKLILKSDNRDGNYPMYSIYAEDILEVWYASMYASKQMPDPVNIYEKIHDLESKFYEMEETLKKKLN from the coding sequence ATGGAAATACATGCTAAAATAAAACGTATTATAGACGAATTGAAGTTAAACAATAACTCATTCGCAAAGTTAATAGGAGTAACCAGTACTACAATCGATAGTATCACGATTGGAAGATTGCAAGCTGATGGAGAAAGAAAAAGAACAAAACCTGGTTTTGATTTACTCCAAAGTATTATTACCCATTGCAATGTAAATCCGGAGTATTTTTTTGGAGCAAGCGATGAAATTTTTGTTCAGAAAACCAATGATGCGGTTGGCTTAAATTTGCCTAAAATTATAACGGTAAATGAAGATGGAGAGGAAAATATCAATTTTGTTGGTGTTAAAGCACGTGCGGGTTACCTGGACGGTTATTCGGATCCGGAGTACATGGAAACGCTCCCTTCGTTTAGTATGCCAATGTTAAAAAATGGAACCTACAGATGTTTTGAAATTAAAGGAAATTCGATGTCGACAACGATACATGACGGGGATTATCTCTTTGGAAAATATGTCGATAATTTTGATGACATTTTAGACGGAAGAATTTATGTGATAATCAGTAAGAATGATGGGGTAGTGGTAAAAAGGGTTTTGAACCGGATTAGGGAAAGTGGAAAATTAATCCTTAAATCGGATAACAGAGACGGAAATTACCCGATGTATTCTATTTATGCCGAAGATATACTGGAAGTTTGGTACGCCAGCATGTATGCGTCTAAGCAAATGCCGGATCCTGTTAATATCTATGAAAAAATTCATGATCTCGAAAGCAAATTCTATGAAATGGAAGAGACTTTGAAAAAGAAACTCAATTAG
- a CDS encoding DUF2586 domain-containing protein yields the protein MSTLNDVVIEKLSGGLGRRNPEQDMVSGLLFDGVATEKLALDQVKRLASLEDAEALGITANYDVNGQSAYYQIQQFFRINPSGDLYIMATTADSYGFLVEKAMAMQEQANGIIRQMAIIFSGDTSFRITTSTVRIAQKQAELGYKDYMPFEIILEGKGFDADNATDATDLTELDSENVSVVVAMDPEKAFEQKLLQKNTMKAYTLGFREKIVKAAQGEGIFNVLDNLQELKKENGAVLEFIYKDSYKNTAAVGLTLGAISRAKVSENIAWIEKFNLTGEGFAKAGFVGGKAIKSLADLRTLNEKRYIFTKTHTGLAGIYFNDSHTCTTGTSDYAYIENNRTINKATRLLRAALLPKLASPVLVDIDGKLPQSVSKSFEGLCRSALEGMVANQEVSAFDVYVDPKQNILATSELKVKAEITPIGTARKIKVDLGFKNPFGIDKA from the coding sequence ATGAGTACATTAAACGATGTAGTGATTGAAAAACTATCAGGAGGATTAGGAAGAAGAAATCCAGAACAAGACATGGTTTCGGGATTACTTTTTGACGGAGTGGCTACTGAAAAATTAGCATTAGATCAAGTAAAACGTCTGGCCTCCTTAGAAGATGCCGAAGCATTAGGAATTACAGCTAATTACGATGTAAACGGACAATCGGCATACTACCAGATTCAGCAGTTTTTCAGAATCAATCCGTCAGGGGATCTTTACATAATGGCAACAACGGCTGATTCCTATGGATTTCTTGTCGAAAAAGCAATGGCAATGCAAGAGCAAGCAAACGGAATTATTCGTCAAATGGCCATAATTTTTAGCGGTGATACAAGCTTTAGAATCACAACAAGCACGGTAAGAATAGCACAAAAACAAGCAGAACTTGGATACAAAGATTATATGCCTTTTGAAATTATTCTGGAGGGAAAAGGCTTTGATGCTGATAACGCAACTGATGCAACTGATTTAACAGAATTAGACTCTGAAAATGTATCAGTCGTTGTGGCAATGGATCCTGAAAAAGCGTTTGAACAAAAGCTGCTTCAAAAAAACACTATGAAAGCCTATACTTTAGGATTTCGTGAAAAAATAGTTAAAGCCGCCCAAGGTGAGGGTATTTTCAACGTACTTGACAATTTACAAGAACTAAAAAAAGAAAATGGAGCGGTACTTGAATTCATCTACAAAGATTCATACAAAAATACTGCTGCAGTGGGATTGACATTGGGTGCTATCTCAAGAGCAAAAGTATCTGAAAACATCGCCTGGATCGAAAAATTCAATCTTACCGGTGAAGGTTTTGCAAAAGCAGGTTTCGTAGGCGGAAAAGCAATCAAATCACTTGCAGATTTAAGGACTTTAAACGAAAAGAGATACATCTTCACCAAAACACACACAGGTTTAGCCGGAATTTATTTCAACGACAGCCACACTTGCACAACAGGTACATCTGACTATGCTTATATCGAAAACAACCGTACGATCAATAAAGCAACCCGTTTGTTACGTGCAGCTTTACTACCAAAATTAGCTTCACCGGTTTTAGTGGATATCGATGGTAAATTACCACAATCGGTTTCAAAAAGCTTCGAAGGATTATGCAGAAGTGCCTTAGAAGGAATGGTAGCCAATCAGGAAGTATCTGCTTTTGATGTGTATGTAGACCCAAAACAAAACATTTTGGCTACTTCAGAATTAAAAGTAAAAGCCGAAATTACTCCAATTGGAACTGCCCGTAAAATCAAAGTTGATTTAGGATTCAAAAATCCTTTCGGAATCGATAAAGCATAA
- a CDS encoding M15 family metallopeptidase, producing the protein MDQTTKKHIDLLHPSVREEVTKIIEECDLALNGRAKVRITQGLRSFQEQEDLYAFGRTKPGKKVTNAKGGQSIHNYGFAVDICLIIDGKTASWDTVKDWDNDQISDWQECVKIFTKYNWNWGGDWKTFKDLPHFDKKGYSDWKVLSKLKRDRKNYVILYK; encoded by the coding sequence ATGGATCAAACTACAAAAAAACACATTGATTTGCTTCACCCTTCGGTTCGGGAAGAAGTAACCAAAATTATCGAAGAATGCGATCTGGCGCTGAACGGAAGAGCAAAAGTCAGAATTACTCAAGGACTCCGATCTTTTCAGGAGCAGGAAGATCTTTATGCTTTTGGCCGAACCAAACCCGGAAAAAAAGTAACGAATGCTAAAGGAGGCCAATCTATTCACAATTATGGTTTTGCAGTCGATATCTGTTTAATTATAGACGGTAAAACGGCTTCCTGGGATACTGTAAAAGACTGGGACAACGACCAAATTTCGGACTGGCAGGAATGTGTAAAAATTTTCACTAAGTACAATTGGAACTGGGGCGGAGACTGGAAAACTTTTAAAGATCTTCCACACTTTGACAAAAAAGGGTACAGCGACTGGAAGGTGCTCAGCAAATTAAAACGTGACCGAAAAAACTATGTAATCTTATACAAATAA
- a CDS encoding fibronectin type III domain-containing protein codes for MKQINFSHPGGFPLEQETLERIQSAYRSELFGALKAHFSIETCKNYMIMPATAEKNGWAIIHLGKKACTDPEYNKETPEGILYPIKKGEPTGYLKTIRKDTNLIYGTGKSQTAYFDYEAVYIEQAEYTTGASQTDKTLAANYHILASFKKILDHAALEAILAGLNKAIEANTKAIETNAENIEKNTENIGKNADAITKIKEDYLPIDGSKAMTGNLTVEGKVYLKQTGKENPDGSILVLDSSNQVIKSNTLISRLLERVTELEKKKPVESAIPKGMIAIWGRPAAEIPEGWQEYAPLRGRMPVGFDLTQSEFNEIEKQRGAKNKTLTIDEMPSHRHKVGPYAGVVSPGDSDWIAEPYEDDVRRAGNYSAPEGGGQQFSILNPYSVVHFIEYTGLPNNTTKPAPPTNLIVTKATSSSISLGWTKATGNVTDYLLSIDGGDFISLGNVDKHTVTNLTPERPYTFTIFTKDTAGNISDGSAITKVTPKVLPVPESLRAVCPKNEVTINWNPVNSNTPITYLIIRTITQFPDREPVKIYVENSTTATDSYSHSGTGMNTHVYTIQALGEDGNESKFSYPVEVAVFPWDHECFDVESLVTMASGQSKKLKNIVIGDKLQGFSFPNEIDESEGDYMTWNGKLTEAAKAEVTVTDKKTSIQPNFYEIKTQETTIKVTGEHPLLVTEDGENLKWTRAKNVQQTMLLIDRLGKTKPIESIVFREEPLEVALLDVENVDNYVISGIVAHNTKVNPEI; via the coding sequence ATGAAACAAATAAATTTTAGTCATCCCGGAGGTTTTCCTCTCGAGCAGGAAACTTTAGAAAGAATTCAGTCCGCCTACAGGTCGGAACTATTCGGTGCTTTAAAAGCGCATTTTAGCATCGAAACCTGCAAAAACTATATGATAATGCCTGCTACAGCGGAAAAAAATGGCTGGGCTATTATTCATTTGGGTAAAAAAGCTTGTACTGATCCGGAATATAATAAAGAAACTCCGGAAGGAATTTTGTACCCTATTAAAAAAGGGGAACCAACAGGATATTTAAAAACCATCCGAAAAGACACAAACCTGATTTATGGGACCGGAAAATCTCAAACGGCTTACTTTGATTACGAAGCAGTATATATAGAACAAGCTGAATATACTACCGGTGCTTCACAAACAGATAAAACACTTGCAGCCAATTATCATATTCTGGCAAGTTTTAAGAAAATTTTGGATCATGCCGCCCTCGAAGCGATTTTGGCTGGATTAAATAAAGCTATTGAAGCAAATACTAAAGCAATTGAGACTAATGCTGAAAATATAGAAAAGAATACTGAGAATATAGGCAAGAACGCTGATGCAATTACAAAAATAAAAGAAGACTATCTTCCTATAGACGGCTCAAAAGCCATGACTGGAAATCTAACGGTAGAGGGAAAAGTATATTTAAAGCAGACCGGCAAAGAAAATCCTGATGGTTCTATATTAGTACTGGACAGTTCAAATCAGGTTATTAAAAGCAATACCCTAATCAGTCGTTTACTTGAACGTGTTACAGAATTAGAAAAGAAAAAACCAGTTGAATCTGCCATACCAAAAGGCATGATTGCTATCTGGGGGCGACCTGCTGCTGAAATTCCCGAAGGCTGGCAAGAATATGCTCCTTTGAGAGGAAGAATGCCTGTAGGATTTGATCTCACTCAGTCAGAATTCAATGAAATTGAAAAGCAAAGAGGTGCCAAAAATAAAACCTTAACAATTGATGAGATGCCGAGCCATCGTCATAAAGTAGGTCCTTATGCAGGAGTAGTCTCACCTGGTGACAGTGACTGGATAGCCGAACCTTATGAAGACGATGTACGAAGAGCTGGTAATTATTCAGCTCCAGAAGGTGGAGGTCAGCAGTTTTCAATTCTAAATCCTTATAGCGTAGTTCATTTCATCGAATATACCGGACTGCCAAATAATACAACAAAACCTGCGCCTCCAACAAATCTGATAGTAACGAAAGCTACCAGTTCAAGTATATCTCTAGGCTGGACAAAAGCTACTGGCAATGTGACAGACTACTTACTATCTATAGATGGAGGTGATTTTATTTCACTAGGCAACGTTGATAAGCATACTGTTACTAATTTAACTCCGGAAAGACCCTACACTTTTACAATTTTTACAAAAGATACTGCAGGAAATATTTCAGATGGTAGCGCAATTACTAAAGTTACTCCTAAGGTACTCCCTGTACCAGAATCTTTAAGGGCTGTATGTCCGAAAAATGAGGTAACTATTAACTGGAATCCTGTAAATAGCAACACCCCTATTACTTACTTAATAATTAGAACAATAACACAATTTCCCGACAGAGAACCAGTAAAGATTTACGTCGAAAATTCTACGACAGCAACAGATAGTTATTCTCATTCTGGCACAGGAATGAACACTCATGTTTACACAATACAAGCATTAGGTGAAGATGGAAATGAATCTAAATTTAGTTATCCTGTTGAAGTAGCTGTGTTCCCGTGGGATCATGAGTGTTTCGATGTAGAATCTCTAGTCACTATGGCATCCGGGCAATCCAAAAAGCTAAAAAATATTGTCATTGGTGATAAACTTCAGGGGTTCTCTTTTCCAAATGAGATTGACGAGTCTGAGGGCGATTATATGACATGGAACGGAAAACTAACTGAAGCTGCCAAAGCAGAGGTAACTGTAACCGACAAAAAAACAAGTATTCAACCCAATTTTTATGAAATTAAAACCCAAGAAACTACAATTAAAGTTACAGGAGAACATCCACTGTTGGTAACCGAAGATGGTGAAAATCTAAAATGGACGCGTGCTAAAAATGTACAGCAAACGATGTTATTGATTGATAGACTCGGAAAAACCAAACCTATTGAATCGATTGTATTCAGAGAAGAACCTCTTGAAGTAGCTCTTCTGGATGTCGAAAATGTAGACAATTATGTTATTTCAGGGATCGTTGCTCACAATACAAAGGTAAATCCAGAAATATAG
- a CDS encoding phage holin family protein — protein MMMHRITEYSNELKLLLYGIFIYLEMDAEIVKVLFYLMVLDTFLGIVKTIVLNNPFSFKKLALGFVSKLAVLLIPTALALMSKGLNYNFKWFVTIVMDLLIVSDGISIISNIIAIKTKKEVENFDAMTLILKSIRNRLIQLFKRILITIDPRYHVEE, from the coding sequence ATGATGATGCATAGAATTACAGAATATTCAAATGAATTAAAATTATTGCTTTATGGAATTTTTATTTACCTGGAAATGGATGCAGAAATTGTGAAAGTGCTGTTTTATTTAATGGTATTGGATACTTTTTTAGGCATTGTCAAAACCATCGTATTAAATAATCCTTTTAGTTTTAAAAAACTGGCTCTGGGATTTGTTTCCAAACTGGCCGTATTGTTGATCCCAACAGCTTTGGCGTTAATGAGCAAAGGACTCAATTACAACTTCAAATGGTTTGTCACCATTGTAATGGACTTGTTGATCGTAAGCGATGGCATTTCAATCATCAGTAATATTATAGCCATAAAAACAAAAAAAGAAGTAGAAAATTTCGATGCCATGACCTTGATCTTAAAATCGATAAGAAATCGTTTGATACAGCTTTTCAAAAGAATCCTCATCACGATTGACCCCAGATACCATGTTGAAGAATAA
- a CDS encoding DUF5074 domain-containing protein: MKKNYLLLLMFFSVVFMRGQVVLEGTILNNNKQTAAKNKIAKNTTAATTFDDIKYWIGTGSNRAAFVVQWNDGKNTDALVWGFRWEGTATGEDMLKAILKADRRFFALLYKGTQTGSSVGGLGFDLNGIKTIGLYKGTDYAYPLYPANGFVNTTAYDFDSYTAIDTNDHWQSGWTNGEWTYWGKNPADTDFTAVSTGASGRILQNDSWDVWNYAPSKNVLPIAGTFTPVVPYVEATDFTNGFFMVNEDWFGHTNGSVNFINKDGSTNYRIYSVANNNETFGVTTCYGTIYGDNFYFISKQAASGGDQNFSPGGRLVVANAKNMKKIAGFANIGADGRSFVGVNENTGYIGTSKGIYLFDIANLKVGSLLAGTGTAGQVGNMIRTSQYVFAVTQSGGMLIIDPATNTLIKTITGKFHSVVQAKDGSVWGIQDQKLININAITFTVTEYAIPTTKYLGSWGAWNAGSFTYSTQENALFWINAISSFTSGTKIVKFDITSKSFNENFATIPGQTDAFKQIPYGAALRIDPVSDELILNTTENGFGAHFQKNWVHIFDRTGNLTQTRVLDDYYWFPGTIVFPDNIAPVVSSTLPSEVSIKESTVIDLKNIVSDADNLSAAIVKSVKSVSDTEVVSAVINVNDELVLTPKTQGTATVVIRFNSNGKWVEKSIIVNTTTNLGTGEFTKLELAVYPNPVSDVLNIRTEDEVLKVTVYDISGKLINAQINNNQINVRDFANGMYIINIVTDKANYVQKFIKK; this comes from the coding sequence ATGAAGAAAAATTACTTGTTATTATTGATGTTCTTTTCTGTCGTTTTTATGCGTGGGCAGGTAGTATTGGAGGGCACAATTCTAAATAATAATAAACAAACAGCAGCGAAAAATAAAATTGCCAAAAACACGACTGCTGCGACAACCTTTGATGATATTAAGTATTGGATAGGTACCGGCTCTAATCGGGCAGCATTTGTGGTGCAGTGGAATGATGGTAAAAATACCGATGCTTTAGTCTGGGGATTCAGATGGGAGGGTACCGCCACAGGAGAAGACATGTTGAAAGCCATACTAAAAGCGGACCGTCGTTTTTTCGCTCTCTTGTATAAAGGAACTCAAACAGGATCTTCGGTAGGAGGATTGGGTTTTGATCTGAATGGAATTAAAACGATCGGACTTTATAAAGGCACAGATTATGCTTATCCTCTTTATCCAGCAAATGGTTTTGTGAATACGACTGCTTACGACTTTGACAGCTACACAGCAATAGATACAAACGATCATTGGCAATCCGGATGGACAAATGGAGAATGGACGTATTGGGGAAAAAATCCTGCCGATACTGATTTTACTGCTGTAAGTACGGGGGCATCTGGTCGTATTCTGCAAAATGATTCCTGGGATGTTTGGAATTACGCACCCTCTAAAAATGTGCTTCCTATTGCCGGAACTTTTACCCCGGTTGTACCTTATGTAGAAGCAACAGATTTTACAAATGGATTTTTTATGGTAAACGAAGATTGGTTCGGACATACCAATGGTTCTGTGAATTTTATTAATAAAGACGGAAGTACTAATTACCGAATTTATAGTGTAGCGAACAACAATGAAACCTTTGGCGTGACCACTTGTTATGGAACAATTTACGGAGATAATTTTTATTTTATTTCCAAACAGGCAGCAAGCGGAGGAGATCAAAATTTTAGTCCAGGCGGAAGATTGGTTGTTGCCAATGCAAAAAACATGAAGAAAATTGCCGGATTTGCAAACATTGGAGCAGATGGACGTTCGTTTGTCGGAGTTAATGAAAACACTGGATATATTGGTACTTCAAAAGGTATTTATCTTTTTGATATTGCCAATCTGAAGGTAGGGAGTTTATTAGCAGGCACAGGTACTGCAGGACAGGTTGGTAATATGATTCGTACGTCTCAGTATGTATTTGCAGTAACACAAAGTGGAGGAATGCTGATAATCGATCCTGCTACTAATACTTTGATTAAGACTATTACCGGTAAATTCCACTCAGTAGTTCAGGCCAAAGACGGAAGTGTATGGGGAATTCAGGATCAAAAGCTAATCAATATTAATGCTATAACTTTTACTGTGACCGAATATGCAATTCCAACAACCAAATATTTGGGTTCCTGGGGAGCCTGGAACGCGGGGAGTTTTACGTATAGTACTCAGGAGAATGCTTTGTTTTGGATAAACGCGATCAGTTCTTTTACTTCAGGAACAAAAATTGTAAAATTTGATATTACTTCAAAAAGCTTTAATGAGAATTTTGCAACGATTCCGGGTCAGACAGATGCTTTTAAACAAATCCCTTATGGTGCCGCACTGCGTATTGATCCGGTTTCAGATGAGCTGATTCTCAATACTACAGAAAACGGATTTGGAGCACATTTTCAGAAAAACTGGGTTCATATTTTTGATCGTACAGGAAATCTAACTCAGACAAGAGTTTTAGACGACTACTATTGGTTTCCCGGCACGATCGTTTTTCCGGACAATATCGCGCCTGTGGTGAGCAGTACTTTGCCTTCGGAAGTTTCGATAAAAGAATCAACTGTAATCGATTTAAAAAACATTGTCTCGGATGCTGATAATTTGTCGGCAGCGATCGTGAAATCTGTAAAATCTGTTAGTGATACAGAGGTTGTTTCGGCTGTAATAAATGTGAATGACGAATTAGTTCTGACTCCAAAAACCCAGGGTACTGCAACAGTGGTGATTCGTTTTAATTCCAATGGTAAATGGGTTGAAAAATCAATCATTGTAAATACAACAACCAATTTAGGTACCGGTGAATTCACGAAATTAGAACTGGCAGTTTATCCAAACCCGGTTTCAGATGTATTGAACATTAGAACAGAAGATGAGGTGTTAAAAGTAACTGTCTATGATATTTCAGGCAAATTAATTAACGCTCAGATCAATAACAATCAGATTAATGTTAGAGATTTTGCCAATGGTATGTACATCATCAATATAGTGACTGATAAAGCAAACTATGTTCAGAAATTTATTAAGAAGTAG